One stretch of Zingiber officinale cultivar Zhangliang chromosome 6B, Zo_v1.1, whole genome shotgun sequence DNA includes these proteins:
- the LOC121988829 gene encoding receptor-like protein kinase HSL1 has product MNITQSVPAFICDLNNLSHLDLTNNDIATGFPTGLYNCSSLQYLDLSENYFVGEIPGDIDKLSSRLRHLDLSGNNFTGDVPPSIGRIKSLQFLHLDNNQLNGSFPAELGQLSMLQNLTLAYNQFASQRIPDEFGNMRSLKYLWMSETQVTGEIPESFQNLKELEHLDLAMNLLNGSIPESIWSLEKLKRIYLYANKLSGEISSEIRATGLEEIDVSINSLNGSIPVGFGNLFNLTKLFMYYNELSGEIPNDIAFLPKLYDIRLFGNRFSGVLPTELGNHSKLTNFEVSDNRISGSLPEGLCAKGALNSVVIFNNNFSGELTAFLADECHTLTNIQLYNNSFSGEFPLKIWSTAVNLTTVLIHHNLLYGTLPDTLPRNLRRLEIEDNLFSGKIPSSTPKLQVLKVSNNKFSGEIPAVLTGMSRLLNLLLDGNQISGSIPEGISALKSLTELNLKNNHLSGNIPPEVGLLPELKIIDLSWNMLSGPIPPEMGNLKLNSLNLSHNQLSGEIPLQLQNQAYEQSFSGNPDLCSSKSIVNIKLCAHRTASIDNKSSQRLIRIFLVLGGFMLLMVTVIGILMCRWQPDVIHELLWKLTSFQKVDFTEANIIGKLTVDNLIGKGGSGEVYRIDISNHTSMTVAVKKIWNTRKTDWTMEKAFEAEVKILGEIRHANIVKLLCCISNADSQLLVYEYMENGSLDQWLHRRRARPDSEHKEPLNWPKRLGIAIDAAKGLCYMHHHCPAPVIHRDVKSSNILLDSECRAKIADFGLARMLLKAGEPESASAMGGTFGYMAPECGYSWKITNKVDIYSFGVVLLELTTGREALDGDEHENLAGWVARHQRENGNVMELIDKDLNVDVDYLDDIVTVLSLGIECTSRNPASRPSMKDVLHNLMECDRRDLDQRKFDISTVLQTKRWSLQRSSSAADEEYGHSHLMDVV; this is encoded by the exons ATGAACATCACCCAGTCAGTCCCAGCCTTCATCTGCGACCTCAACAATCTCTCCCACCTCGACCTCACCAACAACGACATCGCCACCGGCTTCCCTACCGGCCTTTACAACTGCTCCAGCCTCCAGTACCTTGACCTCTCCGAAAACTACTTTGTCGGAGAGATTCCAGGCGATATCGACAAGTTGTCTTCTCGCCTCAGGCACCTCGACCTCTCGGGTAACAACTTCACCGGCGACGTCCCACCGTCAATTGGCCGGATTAAGTCACTGCAGTTCCTGCACCTCGACAACAACCAATTGAATGGCTCGTTTCCGGCCGAGCTTGGCCAACTCTCGATGCTCCAAAATCTCACTCTCGCATACAATCAATTTGCAAGCCAACGGATTCCCGATGAGTTCGGGAATATGAGGAGCCTCAAGTACCTCTGGATGTCGGAGACTCAAGTCACAGGTGAGATACCGGAGAGTTTCCAGAATCTAAAAGAGCTAGAACATCTCGACCTGGCCATGAATTTGCTTAATGGCTCAATTCCTGAATCCATATGGTCGCTGGAGAAGCTCAAAAGAATCTACTTGTATGCCAACAAGCTATCCGGAGAAATCAGCAGCGAGATCAGGGCGACAGGCTTGGAGGAGATCGATGTGTCCATCAACAGTCTCAACGGGTCGATACCGGTGGGATTCGGCAACCTCTTCAATCTCACCAAGTTGTTCATGTACTATAATGAACTATCCGGCGAGATTCCCAACGACATCGCCTTTCTTCCCAAGCTATATGACATTAGGCTCTTCGGTAACCGGTTCAGTGGAGTTTTGCCAACAGAGCTCGGGAACCACTCCAAGCTGACGAATTTTGAGGTATCAGACAACAGGATTTCCGGCAGCTTGCCTGAAGGCCTGTGCGCAAAAGGAGCTCTGAATTCGGTGGTGATcttcaacaacaacttctccggCGAACTGACAGCGTTTCTCGCCGATGAGTGCCACACCTTGACTAACATTCAACTCTATAACAATAGCTTCTCCGGCGAGTTTCCCCTCAAAATATGGTCGACTGCAGTAAATTTGACGACGGTGTTGATCCATCACAACCTCTTGTATGGCACTTTGCCAGACACACTGCCAAGGAACCTAAGGCGCTTGGAAATCGAAGACAACCTCTTCTCTGGAAAAATCCCGTCTTCAACTCCAAAACTGCAAGTTCTCAAAGTGAGTAACAATAAGTTCTCAGGTGAAATTCCGGCAGTACTCACCGGAATGTCAAGGCTCCTGAATCTATTGCTTGATGGAAATCAAATCTCCGGTTCAATTCCAGAGGGAATATCCGCTTTGAAGTCACTTACAGAGCTCAACCTCAAGAACAACCACCTCTCGGGAAACATCCCACCGGAAGTTGGACTATTGCCAGAGCTCAAAATAATAGACCTCTCATGGAACATGCTATCAGGGCCAATTCCACCGGAGATGGGCAACCTTAAACTCAACTCCCTTAACCTGTCTCACAACCAACTATCCGGCGAGATACCCCTCCAGTTGCAGAACCAAGCTTACGAGCAAAGCTTTTCAGGAAATCCTGATCTCTGCTCCTCCAAGTCCATAGTGAATATCAAACTTTGTGCACACCGGACGGCCAGTATCGATAATAAGTCTTCACAGAGACTGATCAGAATATTCCTAGTGCTCGGTGGATTCATGCTCCTAATGGTCACTGTGATTGGGATATTGATGTGCCGCTGGCAGCCTGACGTCATCCATGAGCTGCTGTGGAAGCTCACTTCTTTTCAGAAAGTGGACTTCACTGAAGCCAAcataataggtaagttgacagtGGATAACCTCATCGGCAAGGGAGGGTCCGGCGAGGTGTACAGAATCGACATCAGCAATCACACCAGCATGACAGTGGCCGTGAAGAAAATTTGGAATACCAGAAAGACAGACTGGACGATGGAGAAGGCCTTCGAGGCTGAAGTCAAGATCTTGGGTGAAATCCGGCATGCAAACATTGTGAAGTTACTCTGTTGCATCTCGAATGCAGACTCCCAGCTCCTTGTCTATGAGTACATGGAGAATGGAAGCCTGGATCAGTGGCTACACCGACGGCGAGCGAGACCAGACTCTGAGCACAAAGAGCCACTTAATTGGCCCAAGAGGTTGGGGATTGCCATTGATGCAGCAAAAGGGTTGTGCTACATGCACCATCATTGCCCGGCGCCGGTCATTCATCGTGATGTGAAGTCGAGTAATATACTTCTGGATTCAGAGTGTAGAGCTAAGATTGCTGACTTTGGCCTGGCTCGCATGCTGCTCAAGGCTGGTGAGCCCGAATCAGCATCGGCCATGGGAGGCACTTTTGGCTACATGGCTCCAG AGTGTGGGTATTCATGGAAGATCACAAACAAGGTGGACATTTATAGCTTTGGGGTAGTCCTCTTGGAGCTGACAACAGGAAGGGAAGCACTAGATGGTGATGAACACGAGAACTTAGCAGGGTGGGTTGCTCGCCATCAAAGGGAGAATGGCAATGTAATGGAGCTGATAGACAAGGACTTGAATGTAGATGTTGACTACTTGGATGACATAGTTACGGTGCTAAGTCTAGGCATAGAATGCACAAGCAGGAATCCTGCCTCCAGGCCTTCCATGAAGGATGTATTGCACAACCTGATGGAATGTGACCGAAGGGATCTTGATCAAAGGAAATTCGACATCAGTACGGTTCTTCAGACGAAGAGATGGAGCCTGCAGAGAAGTTCCTCAGCTGCAGATGAAGAATATGGCCACAGTCATCTGATGGATGTAGTTTAG